Below is a genomic region from Microbacterium sp. KUDC0406.
CGACATGTCATCGGGAGTGAGGCGCCCTGCTCTGGCCTTTTCGATGGCGCCCTGAGCCCGGCCCGCGAGGTCGGCGAGGCCCAGGGTTTCGGCGTGCTCGATCACGGGGACGTAGAGCGCCTGCTCTGTGTCGACCGCGAATCCGAGGTTCACCTGCTCGAACCGGCGGATGCCGTCCCAGTCGAACCACGAGTTCAGCGCCGGGTGGCGCGGCAGAGTGCGTGCGACGGCGAACAGCAGGAGGTCGTTGACCGCGATCCGCCGGCGGCCGTCCTCCGCCGCGACCTTGAGGCGTGCGGAGTAGCGCAGCAGTGCATCCGCGTCGGCGTAGCGGGTGAGCGTGACCTGGGCGGTGTGCGCCAGGGAGGCGTGCATGCGCTGGGCGGTGACCTTGCGGGCGCCGCGCACCGGGAGGACCTCGATCGGGACGGGCTCGCCGCCGGTCGGGGAAGGCGTCGTCGCCTCGACGGCGGGTCCGGACACGACGGCCAGCTCGGCGGGGTGCGCCCGCCGCGCGTCCGCGGCGGCGACGACGTCACGGATGACGATCCGCCCGAACGGGCCGGATCCTTCGAGGGTCGTGAGATCGACGTCACGTTCAGCGGCGATGATCTTCGCGCGGGGAGACGCATAGATGCGTCCGGGGCGTGCATTGCGCGCCGGCCCGGCCGCACGCGCGGCGGGGTTGGGAGCGGATGTGGCCGACTCCGGCGTCGGGGCCGCGGAGCGCGAGCTCGCGGGGGCTTGGGGCGTCACCCCCTCGCCGGGTTCCCCGATCATCGCCAGCACGGCGTGCTCGGGGGCATCGTCGCCTTCGGCGTACCGGATCTCGAGCAGGGTGCCTGCCGCGGGAGCCTCGACCTCGACGACCGCCTTGGCCGTCTCGAGGGAGCACAGGACGTCGCCGACTCGCACGTCGTCGCCGACTGCGACATTCCAGTCGAGCACCACGGCGTCCTCACCGGCATTGCCCGTTGTGGGGACCTTGACCTCTGTCGCCATCATTTTCCGCTCATTCGTGAAGTATGCTCTCATGTGAGCGATGCGAGCGTACACGAAGCTCCGCACGAATACCAGGGACGCCGGGCGCGAGGGTTGCACTCGCAGGGTCGACCCGCGGACAACGGCAGCGGGGCGTCGGCTAGACGGCCAGGAGCTGCCTGGCTGTGACAGCGTCGACCACCAGTGTCGACACGAGTCCGCTGCGCAGCGCCGCCTGCACCGCGGCCGTCTTGGCCACGCCGGCCGCGACGGCGATCGTCTGCGGGATGGCGCGCAGTTCTTCGATGCTTGCGCCGACGACACGAGCCGACAGCGACGAGTCGAGCGGCCGGCCATCGGTGTCGAGGATCACTCCGCAGATGTCGGCGCAGGCGCCGGAGGCGAGCAGGGCGTCCCGTTCCGCCGCGGTGATCTCGTCGATGATCGCGGTGCGCGGTGGCTGCCACGCGCCCACTCCCACCACGGCGAGGGACAGGCTGCCGAATCGCGAGACTGTGTCCTGCAGGCTCGCCTCCGCGCGCAGTGTCGCAGCCATCTGCGCGGAACCGACCAGGAACGGGGCGTTCAGCGCGTGTGCGGCGCCACCCGTGATCGAGGCGAACCGGCGCACCAGCTCTGCGCCGCCGACGGTTCCCTGCCCAACTCGGATGCCGCCGACGAGCTGCACGGCATCGGCGCCTGTTCGCATGCTCATCGCGCTCACGGTCTCGGTCAGGGTACGCCCCCAGGAGAGGCCGACCACGTCGTCCTGATCGAGGATGTCGTCGAGGTGGTGTGCGGCCGCCTGAGCCACGATCGCCGTCGCGTCCTCATCGGCGCCCAGTGTCGTCACGGGGAGGCAGCGGCGGATGCCCCAGCGTGCGGCAACCAGCTCGCCGAGTTCGACATCGATCTCCGAAGGCATGTCGATCGAGATGTGCACCATGCCGGCCTCGCGCGCATCGTCGAGAAGACGTGCCACCTTGAACCGGGTGATGCCCAGCTCATCGGCGATCTCGCTCTTCTGCTTGCCCATGATGTAGAAGCGCCTGGCGACGACGGCCGCCTCGAGTCCGGCGACGTTTCTCGGCCTGCCGCGTTCTGCCATGATCGCTCCTCGCCATGCGGCTCGGTGCACGACTGAGCGCGATTCTATCGACCGCGCTCGATGCGCCGAGTGGAAGACACAATTATATGCTCATATGAGCCTTCTATTGCATTGTGAGCGAATTCTCCTGAAGATGATCCGAAACGGACCACGAGGGTTCGGCATTCGAAGAGGAGTGCGCATGGCAGACGTGTGGCTGGGGCTGGACCTGGGCACGTCGAGTGTGAAGTGCATCGCCCTGGATGCCGGTGGCGACGTAGTCGCGGCCGCCCAGCAGCGCTACCGCATCGACCGGCCCCGCCCCGGCTGGGCGGAGCAGGATCCGCAGGCCTGGTGGCTGGCGGTGGTCGGCGTCATCGCCGACGTGCGCTCACAGCTCGGCGGATCCCGCGCGGTCCGAGCGATCGGCCTGGCCGGTCAGATGCACGGAGTCGTGCTCGTCGACTCCGCGCACAGCCCGGTGCGCCCGGCGATCATCTGGTCGGATGCCAGGGCCGTCACCGAGGTCGAGCGCTGGCGACGCTCGCCGGGCGACGATGTCGTGGAACGGCTCACGGGCTTCCGCAGCGCCAGTGGGATGGCCGCGCTGAGCCTCGCCTGGCTGCGCGCTGAGGAGCCGGCGGCGCTCGGCCGCGCTCGCCACGCGATGCAGCCGAAGGACTTCGTGAGGCTGCGGCTCACCGGTGATGCGGCGCTCGATCCCACCGACGCCGGAGCCTCGCTGCTGTTCGACCTCGACTCAGGTGCACCGGCCGTCCCGCTGCTGGAGGCCGCGGACATCGACGACACCCTGCTTCCGCCGGTGCTGCCCACGCTCTCCGCCGCAGGAAGCCTGACCGTCGCCGCGGCTGAGGACCTCGGACTGCCAGTCGGCATCCCGATCGCCACCGGCGGGGAGACCAGGCGATGACCGCGCTCGCACTGGGTCTGGACACTCCTGGCAGCGCGGCGATCACGCTGAGTTCAGGAGGGACTGTGCTCGTGCCGCTCCTGCCCGGATCATCCGTGCCGTCCGGCCACCATCGGCTGGCGGCGTCGGAACCGCGCAGTCAGCTGGGAATGGGCGTGGTGCTCGCAGCCGGAATGGCGACGGACTGGCTGGCCGGGGTGCTCGGCGCTCAGCCGTCGGAACTCCTGCTCGCCGCAGCGGACGCGCGTATGGGGCCGGGGCTCATCGCGCTCGCCGATCTCGGCGGCACCCGCACTCCGGTGGTCGAGAGCAGGCCTCAGGGGGCGTTCGCAGGACTGGGCTTCCAGCACGGCAGGGAGCACATGATGCGGGCGATGGTCGAGAGCGTCGCGATTTCGCTGACCGACGCGCTCGTCGCGCTCGAATCCGCGGCCGGCACAAGAGCCGGGCGATTGGTGCTCTCCGGAGGCGGCACCCGATTCGCGGTCTGGCGCCAGGCCGTGGCCGACGCCTCGGGACGCACCGTGGTCCGCAGCGCGGATCTGGAGCATCCGGCACTCGGCGCTGCGCTCGCCGCAGCCCGCGCGGAGGGCACCGCGATCGCGTTCGACGCGAATGCGCGCGTGGACGGTGTCATCGAGCCCGAGAGTGACGCCGTCGCCCGGCTCGCCGAGGTGCGAGCTCGGCGCGAAGCCCTCGTCGACGCGGCGCTACCACGCACAGAGGAAGATCACGACCAGAGGAGGAGGTCCGCATGAACGGGACCGACAGTGCCGTCCTGCGCGCCGAAGGCGTCGCCAAACACTACGGCCACGTGCAGGCGCTCCGCGGTGTCGACTTGGAGATCAGGGCGGGAGAGGTCGTCGGACTCGTCGGAGACAACGGCGCAGGCAAGTCCACGCTGGTGGGGGTGCTCTCCGGAGCGATCTCCCCGACGGAGGGACGGATGGAGTTCGGGGGCGCCGAGGTCTCGTTCAACAACCCGGCGCACGCGCGCAGCCTCGGCATCGAGACCGTCTACCAAGACCTCGCGCTCGCGCTCGAGATACCCATCTGGGCGAACCTCTTCCTCGGGCGCGAGAAGCGCAAGCGCGGCATCTGGGGGATGTTCGGCGGGCTCGACCGCCGGGCAATGATCGCCGAGGCCGAGCAGGAGCTGCTGGCTACGCGGATCCGGATCGGATCGGTGAAGGCTCGCACCAGTGCTCTCTCGGGCGGGCAGCGCCAAGCCATCGCCGTCGCTCGTGCCGTCTCGCAGGGATCGCGGCTGGTCCTGATGGACGAGCCGACCGCGGCACTGGGCGTCGAGCAGCAGCACAGAGTGGGGGAACTGGTGCGTTCCGTGGCGGAGCGTGGCGTGCCCGTCATGCTCATCAGCCACAACCTGCCGCAGGTGCGGGAACTCTGCGATCGGGTACTCGTGATGTACCGGGGGCGCATCGTCGCCGACCTCGACCCCCGCGTGGAGAGCGTCGAGACCATCATCAGCTGGATCACAGGAGCAGCCGTGGAGGACCGGGCATGATCGGCAGCCGGACGCAGGGCGGTACGCCGCTGCAGGAGACGACGACGATCGACGCGCCGCTGGACGCGCCGGCGCCCCGCACAGTGCCGCAGCACATCATGCGGTTCTTCGGCAGAGGGGACGGCGATGTCGCACGCGTCGTGATCCTGCTGCTGCTCGTGGCCGTTATCGGCATCGTCGCACCGAACTTCCTGACCAAGGCGAGCTGGCTCGCGCTCTCGCAGACCGCGACGGTCGTTGCCATGCTCGCCATCGGGCAGACATTCGTGATCATCACCGGCGGCATCGATCTCTCCGTGGGCGCGGTGATGGCCTGCTCCGCGGTGATCGGCGCAGTGTTCATGCGCGACATGTTTGCCGCAGGCATGCCAGACACTGCGGCGATCCTGATCGGGCTGGTGGTGATGCTCGTCGCAGGCAGCGTTGCGGGCCTCCTCAACGGACTGGTGATCACGCTCTTCAAGATCACCCCGTTCATCGTCACCCTCGGCATGCTCAGCGTCGCCACGGGGACGATGAACCTGATCACGGGCGGCATCGAGGTGGTCGGGCTGCCGCCGGCTCTCGGCACGATCGGAAACACCCCGCTGGGAGGCTGGATCACCGTACCCGTGCTCGTGACCGCAGCAGCCGCCGTCATCGCCGCGCTCGTGCTGTCCCGCACACGCTTCGGCATGCGGTCGTACGCGATTGGCAGCAACTCCGGAGCCGCGCGCCGTGCAGGCATCAGCGTCAACGGGCACCTGATCCGCATCTATGTGCTGTCCGGTCTGCTCGCGGGTCTCGCCGGCTTCCTGCTCACCAGCCGATTCGTGAACGCCAACCCGATGGCGGCGCAGGGCATGGAACTGCTCTCCATCGCGGCCGCTGTCATCGGCGGTGCCAGCCTGATGGGCGGGCGCGGATCGATCGTCGGCACTCTCGTCGGAGCTCTGATCATGTCGGCGCTGCAGATCGGCCTCATCATCGCCGGGGTGCAGTCGTTCTGGCAGTCGATCGCGATCGGCATCATCACCGTTGCTGCCGTTCTGGGGGACCAGCTCCGAATCAAGTACTCCGGCGAACGGGCCTGACCGCCATTCGTCTCACCATGGAGCGACGTCGCTCCGCGAGGAAGGAATGAACCCATGCATGTACACCGCAAGACGTGGAGGACGACGATCGCCGTCCTCTCCATCGCCACGTTGGCAGCCCTTGCGGGCTGTTCGGCTGGCGACGCCTCCGATGGCTCAGGAGGCTCCGCATCAGATCCCGGCAAGGAGTACCGCATCGCCCTGGTCCCCGGGATGACCACCCACTCCGCCTACCAGACGATGTACTGCGGAGCGAAGGAGGCAGGGAAGGAGCTCGGCGTCACCGTCGACTTCCAGGGCGCCAACGCGTGGGACCCCGCGCAGCAGCTCCCCGTCGTGCAGTCGATGCTGGCGACTTCGCCCGATGCTCTGCTGCTCGTTCCGGCCGACTCGTCGGCGCTGCGACCGGCGGTCGATCAGTACCTGGCCTCGGACATCCCCGTCATCACAGTGGATACCGGACTGGAGAACTCTGACGGGCTCACCGCGGTGATCTCGTCCGACAACGTGCAGGGTGGTGCCGCCGCGGGTGAGGCGCTCGGCGAGGCGATCGGCGGCAAGGGCACCGTCGCGATCATCTCGGGCGTGCCCGGTGCGACCACGGATGTCGACCGGGTGAAGGGACTCACCCAAGTGCTGGCGGAGAAGTATCCCGATGTGAAGGTGCTCGAACCCGAGTACTCCCGCTCCGTCGTCGCCACAGCCGAGAGTCAGGTACAGGCCTTGATGCTCGCGCACCCCGATCTCGCGGGTGTCTTCGGCGTGAACGGCAACTCAGCGACCGGCGCAGCCAACGCTGTCGTCAATGCCGGCCGCAAGGGCGAGATCGTCGTTGCCGGCTACGACGCCGAGCCGGGTACGGTCGAGCAGCTGCGGGCGGGCAACATCACGATCCTCGTCGTGCAGGACTTCGTGCAGGAGGGCAAGCTCGCGGTCGAGTACGCCTATGCGGCGCTGACCGGGGACGAGAAGAAGATCGAGACGCCGAAGGTGCTGGAGAACATCATCGCCACCACCGAGAACGCTGAGGATCCCGACATCTCCAAGTACTTCTACATCGAGAAGTGCGGCTGACCCCAACTGTTCGTCCGACGGCCGGCCCCGACATCGGGCCGGCCGTCGGCGCGTGCGGGGCGATCGGGCGGTCAGGCCTCAGCCGCCTGGCGCAGCCAGCGCTCCACGCCGGCGATGTGCGCGGTGGCCAGCGACGTCGCCAGCGCCGAGTCGTGCTGGGCGATCGCGTCGGCGATCGCGCGATGCTCGGAGAGCGTGCGGTCGACCGCGTTCTGCTCGGTGAGACCGCGCCAGATCCGGGCCCGCACGGTCTGGCTGCTCAGGCTCTCGATGAGGCTCGCCAAGTAGTCGTTGCCGGTCAGCCGGACGATCTCCCGGTGGAAGCGGATGTCGTGAGCGACGAGGTCGTCGAGCGAGACCGTGTCGGGATCGACGGAGGCGACCTCGTCCTGCAGCCCGGCGGCCTCGTCCGCCGAGGCGTTGCCGGCGGCGAGACCCGTCGCCTGCGACTCCAGCATCCGTCGGACCGCGAACAGCTCGAGCAGCGAGTCGTCGTCGTGCAGATCGACGACGAACGTGATCGCCTCGAGCAGCAGGTGCGGCTCGAGGCTCGTGACATAGGTGCCGTCGCCGCGGCGCACATCGAGCACGCGGATGACCTCGAGGGCCTTGACCGCCTCGCGCATGGAGTTGCGGGAGAGGCCGAGCCGCTCGGAGAGCTCCTTCTCCGGCGGCAGCCGATCGCCGGGGCCGAGCTCGCCGGAGACGATCATCGCCTTGATCTTCTCGATCGCCTCATCAGTGACTGCCATGGCGACATCCTTGCACAGTGATCGGATGTCTGCGGCAGGCCTTCGTGTCGGGTGCGGCAGGATGGGGGCATGCGCGTCGTCGACTCCCATCTGCACCTCTGGGACCCCGAGGTCCTCACCTACACGTGGCTGGAAGGAGACCTCGACACCGCCTATGCCGCGGAACAGCTCCTTGACGACCAGATCGAGGACGTCGACGAGCAGGTCGCGATCTTCGTGCAGTCCGATCCCGTCGAGAGGCAGGCGATCGACGAGGTGCGCTGGGTGGACTCGATCGCCCTCGAGGCCGGCGTCGTCGCGATCGTCGCCGGCGCCCGGCTGGACCGCGGACGCAGGACCGTGAAGCACCTCGATGCCCTGGCCGCCTTCGAGCGTGTCGTCGGGGTGCGGCACCTGCTGCAGGGCGAGAAGGACGGGTTCGCCCGGTCCGCCGACTTCATCGAGGGCGCCCGCGCCGTGGCATCCCGGGGATGGACCTTCGACGCCTGCGTGCGCGACCGCCAGATCCCCGACGTGACGGCGCTCGCCGAGGCCGTGCCGGATCTGCGCATCGTGCTCGACCACCTCGGGAAGCCTGCCGTCGGAACCGATGACGCGCCACTGCGCCCGAGCGCCGAATGGCGCCGTGACATCGCCGACCTCGCGCGCCATCCGCAGGTGTACGTCAAGCTCTCCGGTCTGCCCGCTGAGGCCGGCGGGCACTGGGATGAGGACCAGCTGGAGCCCTTCCTGGACGTCGTGGCCGGCGCCTTCGGCGAGGACCGGCTGATGTGGGGGAGCGACTGGCCGGTGTCGGCTGTGCACGCCGCCACGGACGGTGGCGAGGACTTCTTCATGGAAGGCCTGCGGGACGACTGGTGCCACACGGTCGCCGACTGGGCCGCGGACCGGGGCTTCGACAGCGACAAGGTGCTCTGGGCCAACGCGCTGGCGTTCTACGGCATCCGCTGACCGGCGCCGCGCGGTAGCGTGCTGATCATGCCCGCATCGTCGAACGTCGTCCTCATCTGCGTCGATCAGTGGCGGGGCGACTGTCTCTCCGCGGCCGGGCATCCGATCGTGCGCACGCCGTACCTCGATGCGCTCGCCGCGCGAGGTGTGCGGTTCTCGAACGCGTACTCGGCGACGCCGACCTGCGTGCCGGCACGGATGGCGCTGCTGACTGGGCTGTCGCAGGAGCATCACCGCCGGGTCGGATACGTCGACGGAGTCGACTTCGACATCGCCGAGACACTGCCGCGATCACTCGCCGCCGGCGGCTACCAGACCCAGGCCATCGGCAAGATGCACTACTCGCCGGAGCGGGTGCGGATCGGATTCGACGATGTCATCCTGCACGACGGCTATCTGCATCACTCCCGGCGACGCGAGAGGGATGCCCGGTTCTACGACGACTACCTGACCTGGCTGCGCGCGCAGGCGGGCTCGTCGGCCGTCGACGACTATCTGGAGAACGGGATCAACTGCAACTCCGTCGTCGCCCGGCCATGGGACAAGCCCGAGCGGCTGCATCCGACGAACTGGGTCGTGACCGAGGCGGAGAACTGGCTGTACCGTCGTGACCCCACCAGGCCGTTCTTCCTGTACCTGTCGTTCCACCGGCCGCACGCGCCCTACGATCCGCCCGCGTGGGCGTTCGAGCAGTACCTGGATGCTCCCGCGGTCGAGCCTCCCGTCGGTGACTGGGCAGGCGAGTTCGACCACCTGCGCAACGACGCCCTGCCCGACGCGAACGTCGCGCAATACGACGCGCGCACCGCGCACCGGGCGCGCGCCGGGTACTACGGCCACATCAGCCACATCGACGCGCAGATCAACCGGTTCCTCGAGATCCTCGCCGAGTTCGGCGTCGCCGACGACACCTACATCCTGTTCACCTCCGACCACGGCGACATGCTTGGCGACCACCACCTGTGGCGCAAGGGGTATCCGTATGAGGGGTCTGCGCGCGTGCCGATGATCCTCGCCGGGCCCACGATCGATGCGCAGCAGGTCAGCGACGAGATCGTCGAGCTGCGCGATGTGATGCCGACCCTGCTGGCCTGTGCGGGGGTTCCGGTGCCGGAGGATGTCGACGGGCGCGATCTCGGTTCCGCGGTCGCGCGGAGAGACGCGGCGCCATGGACCGGACAGCCGGCACCGGCCGGTGAACGGCCTGCGGCTGTGCCTTCCGCGGTACTGCCGGACGACGAGCCGCACCTACACGGCGAGCACATCGCTCTCGGGCACTCGATGCAGTGGATCCGCACGGGCCGCTGGAAGTACGTCTGGCTGTCCGCAAGCGGCGCCGAGCAGCTGTTCGACCTGGTCGCCGATCCGCACGAGCGGCACGATCTGTCGGCGGATCCTGTTGCGGCATCCGCTCTGCAGGCGTGCCGCGCGCGGCTGATCGCCGACCTGCGCGGCCGTCCCGAGGGGTTCGTCGAAGGCGACGCGCTGGTGCCGGGCCGCCCGGTGCAGCCGGTGCTCGCCCGGCCGCACGAGCGCGTC
It encodes:
- a CDS encoding sugar-binding transcriptional regulator; the encoded protein is MAERGRPRNVAGLEAAVVARRFYIMGKQKSEIADELGITRFKVARLLDDAREAGMVHISIDMPSEIDVELGELVAARWGIRRCLPVTTLGADEDATAIVAQAAAHHLDDILDQDDVVGLSWGRTLTETVSAMSMRTGADAVQLVGGIRVGQGTVGGAELVRRFASITGGAAHALNAPFLVGSAQMAATLRAEASLQDTVSRFGSLSLAVVGVGAWQPPRTAIIDEITAAERDALLASGACADICGVILDTDGRPLDSSLSARVVGASIEELRAIPQTIAVAAGVAKTAAVQAALRSGLVSTLVVDAVTARQLLAV
- a CDS encoding FGGY family carbohydrate kinase — translated: MADVWLGLDLGTSSVKCIALDAGGDVVAAAQQRYRIDRPRPGWAEQDPQAWWLAVVGVIADVRSQLGGSRAVRAIGLAGQMHGVVLVDSAHSPVRPAIIWSDARAVTEVERWRRSPGDDVVERLTGFRSASGMAALSLAWLRAEEPAALGRARHAMQPKDFVRLRLTGDAALDPTDAGASLLFDLDSGAPAVPLLEAADIDDTLLPPVLPTLSAAGSLTVAAAEDLGLPVGIPIATGGETRR
- a CDS encoding FGGY-family carbohydrate kinase, with amino-acid sequence MTALALGLDTPGSAAITLSSGGTVLVPLLPGSSVPSGHHRLAASEPRSQLGMGVVLAAGMATDWLAGVLGAQPSELLLAAADARMGPGLIALADLGGTRTPVVESRPQGAFAGLGFQHGREHMMRAMVESVAISLTDALVALESAAGTRAGRLVLSGGGTRFAVWRQAVADASGRTVVRSADLEHPALGAALAAARAEGTAIAFDANARVDGVIEPESDAVARLAEVRARREALVDAALPRTEEDHDQRRRSA
- a CDS encoding ATP-binding cassette domain-containing protein, with the protein product MNGTDSAVLRAEGVAKHYGHVQALRGVDLEIRAGEVVGLVGDNGAGKSTLVGVLSGAISPTEGRMEFGGAEVSFNNPAHARSLGIETVYQDLALALEIPIWANLFLGREKRKRGIWGMFGGLDRRAMIAEAEQELLATRIRIGSVKARTSALSGGQRQAIAVARAVSQGSRLVLMDEPTAALGVEQQHRVGELVRSVAERGVPVMLISHNLPQVRELCDRVLVMYRGRIVADLDPRVESVETIISWITGAAVEDRA
- a CDS encoding ABC transporter permease — protein: MIGSRTQGGTPLQETTTIDAPLDAPAPRTVPQHIMRFFGRGDGDVARVVILLLLVAVIGIVAPNFLTKASWLALSQTATVVAMLAIGQTFVIITGGIDLSVGAVMACSAVIGAVFMRDMFAAGMPDTAAILIGLVVMLVAGSVAGLLNGLVITLFKITPFIVTLGMLSVATGTMNLITGGIEVVGLPPALGTIGNTPLGGWITVPVLVTAAAAVIAALVLSRTRFGMRSYAIGSNSGAARRAGISVNGHLIRIYVLSGLLAGLAGFLLTSRFVNANPMAAQGMELLSIAAAVIGGASLMGGRGSIVGTLVGALIMSALQIGLIIAGVQSFWQSIAIGIITVAAVLGDQLRIKYSGERA
- a CDS encoding ABC transporter substrate-binding protein, producing the protein MHVHRKTWRTTIAVLSIATLAALAGCSAGDASDGSGGSASDPGKEYRIALVPGMTTHSAYQTMYCGAKEAGKELGVTVDFQGANAWDPAQQLPVVQSMLATSPDALLLVPADSSALRPAVDQYLASDIPVITVDTGLENSDGLTAVISSDNVQGGAAAGEALGEAIGGKGTVAIISGVPGATTDVDRVKGLTQVLAEKYPDVKVLEPEYSRSVVATAESQVQALMLAHPDLAGVFGVNGNSATGAANAVVNAGRKGEIVVAGYDAEPGTVEQLRAGNITILVVQDFVQEGKLAVEYAYAALTGDEKKIETPKVLENIIATTENAEDPDISKYFYIEKCG
- a CDS encoding FadR/GntR family transcriptional regulator, which encodes MAVTDEAIEKIKAMIVSGELGPGDRLPPEKELSERLGLSRNSMREAVKALEVIRVLDVRRGDGTYVTSLEPHLLLEAITFVVDLHDDDSLLELFAVRRMLESQATGLAAGNASADEAAGLQDEVASVDPDTVSLDDLVAHDIRFHREIVRLTGNDYLASLIESLSSQTVRARIWRGLTEQNAVDRTLSEHRAIADAIAQHDSALATSLATAHIAGVERWLRQAAEA
- a CDS encoding amidohydrolase family protein; protein product: MRVVDSHLHLWDPEVLTYTWLEGDLDTAYAAEQLLDDQIEDVDEQVAIFVQSDPVERQAIDEVRWVDSIALEAGVVAIVAGARLDRGRRTVKHLDALAAFERVVGVRHLLQGEKDGFARSADFIEGARAVASRGWTFDACVRDRQIPDVTALAEAVPDLRIVLDHLGKPAVGTDDAPLRPSAEWRRDIADLARHPQVYVKLSGLPAEAGGHWDEDQLEPFLDVVAGAFGEDRLMWGSDWPVSAVHAATDGGEDFFMEGLRDDWCHTVADWAADRGFDSDKVLWANALAFYGIR
- a CDS encoding arylsulfatase — encoded protein: MPASSNVVLICVDQWRGDCLSAAGHPIVRTPYLDALAARGVRFSNAYSATPTCVPARMALLTGLSQEHHRRVGYVDGVDFDIAETLPRSLAAGGYQTQAIGKMHYSPERVRIGFDDVILHDGYLHHSRRRERDARFYDDYLTWLRAQAGSSAVDDYLENGINCNSVVARPWDKPERLHPTNWVVTEAENWLYRRDPTRPFFLYLSFHRPHAPYDPPAWAFEQYLDAPAVEPPVGDWAGEFDHLRNDALPDANVAQYDARTAHRARAGYYGHISHIDAQINRFLEILAEFGVADDTYILFTSDHGDMLGDHHLWRKGYPYEGSARVPMILAGPTIDAQQVSDEIVELRDVMPTLLACAGVPVPEDVDGRDLGSAVARRDAAPWTGQPAPAGERPAAVPSAVLPDDEPHLHGEHIALGHSMQWIRTGRWKYVWLSASGAEQLFDLVADPHERHDLSADPVAASALQACRARLIADLRGRPEGFVEGDALVPGRPVQPVLARPHERVA